One stretch of Arachis duranensis cultivar V14167 chromosome 1, aradu.V14167.gnm2.J7QH, whole genome shotgun sequence DNA includes these proteins:
- the LOC107466402 gene encoding pyrophosphate--fructose 6-phosphate 1-phosphotransferase subunit beta, which produces MAPSFAINDGINGGRITPPSTTGRFASVYSEVQNSRIDHNLPLPSVLKNPFKIVDGAQSSAAGNPDEIAKLFPHLFGQPSATLVPGGSDTVQSHQKLKIGVVLSGGQAPGGHNVISGIFDYLQERAKGSTLYGFRGGPAGIMKCKYVELTSDYIYPYRNQGGFDMIRSGRDKIETPEQFKQAEETVQKLDLDGLVVIGGDDSNTNACLLAEYFRNKNMKTLVIGCPKTIDGDLKCKEVPTSFGFDTACKIYSEMIGNVMIDARSTGKYYHFVRLMGRAASHITLECALQTHPNITIIGEEVAAKKMTLKNVTDYIVDIICKRAENNYNYGVILIPEGLIDFIPEVQHLIAELNEILAHDIVDEDGLWKKKLTDQSLKLFEFLPHAIQEQLLLERDPHGNVQVAKIETEKMLIQMVETELEKRKQEGTYKHTFKGQSHFFGYEGRCGLPTNFDSTYCYALGYGAGALLQSGKTGLISSVANLCAPVEEWTVGGTALTALMDVERRHGKFKPVIKKAMVELEGAPFKKFALWRDEWALKNCYISPGPVQFTGPGSDAISRTLLLELGAQA; this is translated from the exons ATGGCACCGTCTTTCGCAATCAACGATGGCATCAACGGCGGCAGGATCACTCCTCCTTCCACCACCGGCCGATTCGCCTCCGTCTACAGCGAGGTCCAAAACAGCCGGATCGACCACAACCTCCCTCTCCCCTCCGTCCTCAAAAACCCTTTTAAGATAGTCGACGGTGCCCAAAGCTCCGCCGCAGGAAACCCTG ATGAGATCGCGAAGCTGTTTCCCCATCTGTTTGGGCAACCGTCGGCGACGTTGGTTCCCGGAGGTTCAGACACAGTGCAGTCGCACCAGAAGCTAAAAATTGGTGTGGTTTTGTCCGGTGGTCAGGCTCCCGGAGGACACAATGTTATTTCTGGAATTTTTG ATTACCTGCAAGAACGAGCAAAAGGAAGCACATTGTATGGTTTCAGGGGAGGTCCAGCTGGCATCATGAAGTGCAAATACGTTGAACTCACCTCAGATTATATCTATCCTTATAGGAATCAG GGTGGCTTTGACATGATACGCAGTGGGAGGGACAAGATTGAAACCCCAGAGCAG TTTAAACAAGCGGAAGAAACAGTGCAGAAGCTAGACTTGGACGGGCTTGTTGTCATTGGTGGAGATGACTCAAACACAAATGCATGCCTCCTTGCCGAGTATTTCAG GAACAAAAATATGAAAACTCTCGTGATTGGATGCCCTAAAACTATTGATGGTGATTTGAAATGCAAGGAAGTGCCGACAAGTTTTGGGTTTGATACCGCATGCAAG ATATACTCAGAAATGATTGGAAATGTTATGATAGATGCCCGATCAACTGGAAAGTATTACCATT TTGTGCGGCTTATGGGACGTGCTGCATCCCACATCACATTGGAATGTGCTTTACAAACTCATCCAAACATTACTATTATTGGTGAAGAG GTTGCTGCCAAGAAGATGACACTGAAGAATGTTACTGACTACATTGTAGATATCATTTGTAAAAGAGCTGAGAATAATTATAACTATGGGGTCATTCTTATTCCTGAAGGTCTAATTGATTTCATTCCAGAA GTCCAGCACCTTATTGCAGAACTGAATGAGATTCTTGCCCATGATATTGTGGACGAGGACGGGTTATGGAAGAAGAAACTCACTGATCAATCGTTAAAGCTTTTTGAGTTCTTACCTCATGCAATTCAAGAACAGTTACTGCTTGAAAGAGATCCACATGGAAATGTTCAG GTTGCAAAGATAGAAACAGAGAAAATGCTCATCCAAATGGTTGAAACCGAGTTGGAGAAGAGAAAGCAAGAAGGCACATATAAACATACATTCAAGGGGCAGTCTCACTTTTTCGG CTATGAAGGGAGATGTGGTTTGCCAACTAACTTTGATTCTACTTACTGCTATGCATTGGGTTATGGTGCTGGAGCCCTCCTTCAAAGTGGCAAGACTGGATTAATATCATCA GTTGCGAATTTGTGTGCCCCAGTAGAGGAATGGACTGTTGGTGGAACTGCTCTCACTGCACTTATGGATGTGGAAAGGAGACATG GTAAGTTCAAGCCTGTGATCAAGAAGGCAATGGTGGAGCTTGAAG GGGCgcccttcaaaaagtttgcttTGTGGCGCGATGAGTGGGCCCTGAAGAATTGCTACATCAGTCCAG GTCCTGTTCAATTCACTGGCCCCGGATCTGATGCCATCAGTCGCACTCTACTCTTGGAGCTTGGTGCACAAGCTTAG